ACCACATCTAAAAAACTATCTAAGTATAAGAATCTAAGGCTGTGGTCTTCACGATGTGAGGCTCATTATATGACATTTTGTAACAATCATAAAAACTCAACCATACCACAATTTTTTgccaaaataacaaaataacccaGAAACACCGGAGCACTAACTAAAACAAGAAATTTGAATAAGAGTTTGTAAAATAATAACAGGTAAGTGGATCCATGATTTAGACTTAAGCATGTTCTAAGCAAAACTAATTTCTCTAACAAAATTGTCTTCGCATAAAAAAAACTGTGACTTGTGAGGATCATTTACTTCTTGTCTTCCTTTTCTGCTTCAGCAGCCTTCTTGAGTCTAGCACCATAATGCTTCTTGTTTGTGCGTTCAAGACGGAGCTTGTAGTAAGCCTTAAATGCCTTCATTTCATCTGTAACCTTAACAAGCTCAACAGATGGTTTCTCCCTCAAAATGGGCATGTACGAGCCCTGCACTTGGGTTGCATTTGCTAGTTCCTCGGCAGTAGAATCACCAGCCTACAGTATATAGATCATATCAATTTCCAACACATTttgcaaaattgaaataaaaactgAAGACCAAACCGCTCCCTTCGTAAAAAATAGATAGTTTAAAAGTTTGTATTACCTTGACCTTCTTTGCACGCCTTGGGAACACAACTAACTTTGCCTTGTATGTTTTCAGCCTCTGCACATTAGCCTGCATACTTTCTAATGAACGATTCTTGCGACGGTGATCAACGCCAATGCCTATGGTTGGAGCGAGCTTTTTGGGAATACCAGCAGCCTATGATGATGTATTATGTAACATAATATCAATACTGATGACTTAGGAGCAAGAATTTTCAAATTCTTACATAGTACAACATGACAGAATCTTCATCCTAAGAATCTAAAGAAAATCAGGCAATATTGATTCAATAACTGCAATTCATAATAAGAACGGTCCCAGAAACCATATTTTTTATGATCAATGTTCAACAAACCATGACTCAGTAACGCATAGATTAAGTGCACTAACAGTGCAATCATCTTCCTCTCCGCAACATCAGTATTCCAAATGAATCAATCATATTTTGcaagcaagaaaaaaaatatttgcagAACACAATCAGCCTATGATGATGTATAACAAGATTAAGTAACATAATATCAACAGTGATGGATTAGGAGCaagaattttcaaatttttacagAGTACAACATGCCAGAAGCTTCATCCTAAGAATCTAAACAAGAATCATGCAAGATTGATTCAATAACTGCAATTCATAATAACAACGGTCCCTGAAACCATATATTCTAGAGTCAATGTTCAAAAAACCATGAGTCAGTAAAGCATAGATTAAGTTCCGCTAACAATGCAATCATCTTCCTCTCCGCAACATCACTTCCTACACTGGCTACTGTACCTTGAGTTCTTCAAGAGAAAATCCTTTGCCAGCTCTGACTTTCATGTTGTATTTCAAGGTTTGGCCATGAACAATTGGCCTGAGAGATCCAGCAGTAGGCCTGGGGAAGATCTTAACAGCTTTCTCCTGGCGCGCTGCGAAACAAATAGAATCAACATTTGAAGGAATCAAATTCGAAGAAACTAATTAACCAGCATGAAACTTAGCCAAATCTATTGGTAATCCAAAAATGAAATCTGAATTGAATTACCTAAGCGTCTTCTGGTCTTCCTAGCTGGTTGATTGAACCAGGTCTTGACGTAGTTCTGCCAATGCTTACGGAAGTGTCCATTAGGGATAACATTGTTGTGCTTCACCATCGCTTAATTGCCTAAATTACAATACAAATTCGCCAAATTATATAAAACTGTTCACAAAACACTTCAAAGCTTATATATTAGATTAGCAAGTGTTCGTACCAGAAAATGTGCTACTGCTGCGGCCGAGAGAGAGAGCTCCTGCGCCGCCGAGCCCTGTAACTGTCTTCTCTCCTCTTCTCGGTTTTGTGAGCTCTTCTTTTTGCGGATCGGAGTTGGAGTTTATTTTTTATCAACTCTGTTTGTGGATTTAGGGTTTGGGTTTgggttttagttttagatttggATCCAATGGAAAATGGATCTGGATTTGGAATTGAGTTGTAACTTCTCTTTCAATTTATGACATTTGGGTTTAttatatttttggaaaaatttgGGTTATTGAAAGTTGAAACATAGAAAATTGAtggaacataaaaaaataaaaaatcatagaagATTACTAAAGAAAAAATAATCATAGAAAATTAACTTATGGATTTTGATAtatgtttataaaattattaagtaTATGCAAAAATCAgctattatatattataagtttaattttggtacattgacaatataaaatattttatatataaaattttatatattcttttggataatcatttatataattaatataaaaaaaattattttgttatcaTTAGATACAtgtgtaaaactattttatactaaaagtgtatcaaaattaaattaatgtaatatttgtatataaatatattattttatagatttataatatattttgtgttttcatatacattttatataaataactaagtTTTTTTATACACTACAATAGTTGTATTTTCTAaaccaaaaataatattaaattttttttttaccaaaaataggagactcgaacctacAACCTCTTAATGGAATACAGAAAGACtatattatttaaactattaGTTATTggccaaaaaaaaatattttgttagaaaatattgaataatgttaaaaaatgagaaaattttattatcttttatcagttaataatatttaaaaatataaattaaaaatattttgttagat
This region of Arachis hypogaea cultivar Tifrunner chromosome 8, arahy.Tifrunner.gnm2.J5K5, whole genome shotgun sequence genomic DNA includes:
- the LOC112707073 gene encoding large ribosomal subunit protein eL13z; translated protein: MVKHNNVIPNGHFRKHWQNYVKTWFNQPARKTRRRLARQEKAVKIFPRPTAGSLRPIVHGQTLKYNMKVRAGKGFSLEELKAAGIPKKLAPTIGIGVDHRRKNRSLESMQANVQRLKTYKAKLVVFPRRAKKVKAGDSTAEELANATQVQGSYMPILREKPSVELVKVTDEMKAFKAYYKLRLERTNKKHYGARLKKAAEAEKEDKK